The Polypterus senegalus isolate Bchr_013 chromosome 7, ASM1683550v1, whole genome shotgun sequence genome segment tcagtcctgtgtcacatcatcaatataCACTAGTGTCAAAGTGCCACTAGCAGCCATGCACGGCTGATGATGtgatatgctttggataatgagctgttccacaccttctccatactttttccttgccatcattctggtagaggttgatcttggtttcatctgtccaaagaatatttttccagaactgtgctgacttttttagatgttctttagcatagtccaatctagcctttcttttcttgaggcttatgagtggctcgcaccttgcagtgcaccctctctatttactttcatgcagtcttctctttatgatagacttggatatcgatacacctaccccctggagagtgttgttcacttggttggctgttgtgaaggggtttctcttcaccatggaaatgattctgtgatcatccaccactgttgtcttccgtggatgtcctggtctttttgtgttgttgagttcaccagtgcttgctttctttctcaggatgtaccaaactgtagattttgccacttgtaatattgtagcaatttctcagatgggttttttctgttttcgcagcttaaggatggcttctttcacctgcatggagagcttctttggccgcatgttgtctgttcacagcaaaatcttctacatgcaagcaccacacatCTGATCAACTCCAGGCCAAATTTTATCTGCTTAAtagataatgacataacgacggacttgcccacacctgcccatgaaatagcctttgagtcaattgtccaattacttttgagcccccgAAATGAattgattgtgtttaaaaaaaatgctttagttgcctcacatttttatgcaatcgtttttttcaacccactgaattaaagctgaaagtctgcacttcaactgcatctgggttgtttcatttaaaattcattgtggtaatgtacagaaccaaaattagaaaaaagttgcctctgtccaaatatttatggacctaactgtatattataaaggattagaaaagggtgTAAAAAATCTTACATTAGTACAGTACATTATGAATATTTAGGCATGCCTTATAATTTAGCAATTTCACCTACTCCAGTCTTTTGTCAAGATATTTGTTGCATTCCTATAGATCCAAAAGTCCCCAAAACAAATACAACATTTTGTCAGCTTCACCAATGtaggtgttttattaaaaaacagctaGAGGGCTGGCACCAATTAACAGTTTGTTTAAGAAGACTGCAAACTTTGTTTGGACCCCTTGATGTTGAAGTAGCATTTGTCTCGTTAAAAGAATTATGTTTTATGTCCCCTGTGCCTTgccttataaaaagaaaatgtcctTCTTTACAATTGAGATCAAAATCTATGTTACTTTTAATGGGGTAGGAGCAACGCTGTTTTCCAGACACACAGTGCACCCATATGATTTCCTATATTTGAGAAAAATTATATCGTGGGCAATAGAAAATGATTTGCTTTTAAGTTACCTTTAGAAGTGTAGTAACATTGGTTAGGTAAAAAGGAATAGGAATATTGAAAAAGTACTTGAGTACTTTGAATTTTCTCAGTCTTTCCAAATCAGATTTGCAAAGATACATGATCATACTACTTATATGTGAAATAATTAAATCTGTTTCTGTTTCTATTTGTTTGAAGTGGACTTTGGGAAGAGCCATGTGATTTTAGCAAAccctttctaattttttttatattgccatcacacattttaaaattgttttcttgtACCAAATAAAATATATCTGTGCAATGGAACTGCCATAAAGCTATGGGTCAATTGTCAAAGAAAATATTATTCAATATGGAGTCTTAACAACAGTGGCTGTATGTTTTGACCATGAAAACATGTTTAAGTGCTTGTGGTGTGAGTGAAGTATTAACGCACTGGCGGACAGATCCTAATTTCTAGTTGAATATTAAGTAATCAGTGAAGTTCTTACTGTAATTTTGAGTAGCTATTATATATGTAAAGCAAaaatacatattgtaaaatataaatatttgtatttgttgcTTTATCATTTTATGTGTTTATCAAATGCCATTACCAAAGTAAATTTTAAAGATCAAGACAAAGCttacatttgttgttttgttctttttaaagcgCTACCACCAAGGCAGGCATAAATCCTGTTTTCTCTTAAAAATACCCTTGCAGCTACAGTTTTCTATCTATGCTTGactctttctttcttaatttttaaattcagaaataaaCTATGTACATGACTAATTTACATATTTCAAcgcctttttattttcagcataaAGCAGTTTTCTGTTTTCAAGTAATCATTTACTCTAGTCAGACAATTAAAAAAGATtagtgatattttttttcattgttcacAGAAATGTTATTGTTACAAGGAAAGGTGGTACATGGGCCTCTCACAAAAGCACCCCATTTCACTCTGCCAAGGTTGCTACAATGTCCTTTATTGCCATCCTGTTTTTTGACAAACATGTTACTTGCTTGTGAGGACCTGCTGGTCAGGGTGTAATGGATGGCAGATGCTGCTATGCCATGACTGATAAAAAGGGCAAACACGGCCACATAGTTGCTTGCTGTGAAAAGGACCCAAAGTCCAATTCTTTTCCTCTTAGCGCCAGGTGCCACTGTGCTTTTATTGTCAGCCACAACATAAAGCTGACAGGAAAAGAGCAGCAGCGTGTGCTGCTGTTTTTTCTGTCGGCAGTATGCACAATATGCAGTCATGTTACTGCTTGCCTTGAGAAGGACATGAAGCCCAATTTTGTGGCAGAGGTAGCCCACATGTCAAATTAATGGGCGGTTTTACGCATATCACTGAATAAGCTGTTGATTCAGACTAAAATCAAGGTTCAAGTTCCaggggtttacaagttttttgcaTCACAGATAGACAACCCTTAccgttttaaatatatataatagatagttaaTGCAGGTAAAGTTTGCATAAACAGTTACTGAACAAATAGGGTCAccaatttttttaatgtgatttgaAATATTATAAGGTTTTGATTATGAAATTTTTGTAACAGCTTCTTACATGTTTTTATTAGAAATTGGTCAGAGGTCTGAAGACATAATtggctttttctgttttatgtgtttCTCACTGTCATTGGCCAGTTGTTTATTAGGAATATTGTATCCTGTAATTAATACTACAGAAATATAGCATTACTACAGAAAATGTGTGTAGTAAGTGTCTATGGCTTTTCCCCCAAATATTGTATTGCAGTTATTATGGATTATAAAATACACACCCACGTATTTAAAAGCACGTTAGTAGTTTTTATTGCAATTTTAGAAGAAAGAAACATATCCCAATAGCTTTCCCCTACACAATATTGCCATTTTTGTCAAATTATTCGTCACCCACTATATATTAGTAAATGCGCAGACAGGCAGCCAGCCCAaagtgcattcctgctggccatcgaggctTCCCTGCGTagccagagatgccgaacatgcgccaagagcagccacagcacgtaacaacagacgttttatgttgatttatgtgtcaaaccattgttttgtgtgctttccagaaaactgagttttttggaaatatcttcagccctcaaagtgttaaaatatatatttttcaacaataacacagggacacagttgaaaaattGTAAAAGGCAAATTACATGTAAATATCAAAGTTTTTCAtaacacaaagaaccacagacacatggaataaaaacCTTTGAATCTTGATTTGGTGTTATTTTGTATAGTCTAAGAGAATAGGACTACTAAcatgttgggttgaatggcctgttctcatcagaattgttctaatgttctaatttgtgTCTGTTTCAGGCTTGATTATTGACTGTGGGTAAAATATACATAAAGTTcaaatttcattaacagcagaaagtcaaaaataaagaacattattGAATGATCCTGTTTCTTTACATGCATTTCTTATACAGTACATCCAGGTCCAGATTTGAAGTATTACAtaattaataaatgcattaatttataaatattccttGACAAACTATCTCAAATATGTAAAAATCTTTAATTCAATCTATGTATAGTAGATCTCACATATCCTTCTTTTTTCCACAGGGAATCCAAGGTTTCTAACCTGATTAAAGATTCAAAAAAGAAGGTGTATGCTTCTTTTCAGGAAGAACTGTCTGATTATGTCCAGGTTCAGAAAGCTAGAGGGCTGTCACCTAAGAACTATGTTACAAAAGGAAATGAGAAAAATGAAACAGAGGAGTATGACGAAGAATGTGACAAAGGTATCACAAGTTATTGCtcatcttccactttctctcCTTCGGGTTTGTTCCATCAAGGAGATGGCAACAAAAAATGCCGTAAATTGAAAGTTAACCAGCGATGTAAAATTGAGAGATCTGTGGATACAGTCAATTTTGGTTTTTTACCTAAGGACATAAGACATGGTCCCTGCAAAAGCAGGGGTGCATTTGTTTTCTCTCCTAGAAACACATTTTCTACATACCCTGGTTTTCAGGATAAATATTATGGCTCACCAATCCCTCCATCAGCTCAGGAAAAACTATCTCAGACTGGGGAGAGTATGGAGGCAACTCTTACTAAATGTTCTAGATTTGAACATCAGAATGTCTATGACCCTTCTGCTGAGTCATTGGTAACTATTAACCCATCCTTCAGAAAAGACTCTTTAAATAAACCAACTACATATTTCATTACTAACATATACTCATCTACTCAAGAAAATATATTATCATCACAGCCTTCATTTGGAATAAAACCACCAAGAGATGTGAGTAAAGTGAATGATAGTTTTATCCTGTCACAGTTTTTGCAAAGTGCAAAATGTCCTTCCACCAGGGAATCTAATGGTAGTTGTCAAGGCAGTAGCTCAGATGCCAATGACAATTGCTATTATGACCAGGGAAGGAGATCAAAAAGAGATTTTCCAGAGAGTTCAAAGTCTGAGAATGATTCTGATACAGAAGAAAAGAcaccacaaaaaaaacataagcaCAATCACTCTGATTCAAAGAGAGGAGGTGAAGTGAATGGGCAAAAGAGAGACAAATCTAAGCATAGGAAGGAGAAAGAAAGCAGATCAAAGCACAggaaggataaaaaaaagaaagaagagatggATAGCCGAACAGAGGAGGAAAAACTTTGGGATGAATCAATTATAGGGCTGTAATCAAAGAGTtgctattcttatttatttaacataactGCTGTAATTGTTTGACTCAGGTGAAAAACTTGTATTCTAAGTGTGTGCCGTTGATAGCTAGTCCTTAGGTTCAGTGGACAGGTAATAACATTGTATGCTGTCTGTGGAATCATGAAACCCTCTTACAAATAACAGGtaagcataataaaaaaaaactgttttttttttcatgtttacttttcatttgtatttaaatatGAAAGTTTTGAAATCCATGCAGCAAACATTGagttttttcttataatattaaagtaaaatatgtgCACACTGTCCTTTTTTTCCTGCATGTATTTACAATACAAGGAATGTTTGAGATGTCTTATAGGTTAAATTAGTAAAACTGCAACACTGCtcagaaatattaaaagaatacagtatgtataaggAATTGCAACATAATCAATAAAAGCCCAACATAAAGCAATGTTAGAAAAGTTTATGATGAGAAGGGCCTTGTGGTTATGAACAAAAACGTAAGGAAgtcaaatgtaaaattttacaaTAAGCCCTGTGAGGATGAATTAACTGTGGGTTGGAGACATAGGAGGAAGGATGATGAATACTTGGGAAAAGTAGTGTGCTTTTGTGGTGGTGAATGGAATTGGTTACTGAGGGAGGAAGACGAGTAGTTGTAAATGGATTCATGAGTTAGAAGTCTCCATAAATAGATTTTTGTTGCTAAAAAATTGCATTAGTTCTGTATGGCATCATGGCTGTCTTCAGGGACATGACAGTTGAAGACCGTGCATTGGGGACAGCCAGCCAGCTTTTGAAAAGGTAATGATTGTTAAGTCCGTTGTCTATATATCCAGAGTGTgcccatgtatatatatatgtgtgtgtgtgtgtatatgtatatatatatatatatatatatatatatatatatatatatatataaagcaggggttctcaaattAGGTCCTGTAGGGCCACAATGATTGCATATTGTTGTTCCAATCCAATAAGCCAGTTATTTCTTGCTGCTGAAGCAGTTACTgcttaagcaacatttttgtgctttatggtAGGAAAGTTGCTTGTTAAGGGTCCTGACAACCACCTCTGGGATTGTTTGCTAATCTATCCTCTTGAAACTCTAATTGACACAATTACTGCTATATTTAGTTCCATTTTTGGCAGGGCTGTGGGCTTGCACTCACTTGAACATCTTTTTCCTTTTGTGTCTTCAGCTGTtcttcatctttactttttttctgcaagTCTTTGAAAAGGAATGTGTCAAGGCAGGTTCTGTACATTTTCTTGGTTATCAGCCTGATGTCAACACTCAAACTTTGCTATAAGATTGAGTTGGCCTGGGTACTATTTTCAGAGTGTCATTCTGTCCAAATATTAAAGTTGCAGTCGTGTCTCATGCATGCACTTCACCCTGTCACTCTTGCTATTTATTTTACCAGTCTGTAATAGAGTAGACTCAAATTTTGGTCTCACGGATTTCAGCTAGGCTGTACCAACCAAAAAATCCGTAATTACCCCTATTCATAAATGTGGAATCACTTATTAATATCGTTTTACAGTGTGTAGCGGAAGTATTCATCCTGGAGGTGTTTCCCTGTTTTGTCTCATTGCAATCTGGAATTAAAATGacttttcatttggattttttgtaATGAATTTAACAATATAGTTCAAATTGtagaagtggaatgaaaataaaataccttgtgtatataaaaaaacaagtgaaaagttGTGAGAGCATATGTATTTATCCCCTTTGCTATGATACCCCTAAAGTAGATCTGGTTCAACCAATTAAATTCAGAAGTCATATAATTAGTTTAGTGGGGACTACCTCTGTGCAATCAAAGTGTCACATGATGTCTGTATAAACAGAACTGTTCTGAAAGGCTCCTGATTCTGCAGCACCACAAATTAAGAAATGTGAAGACCAAGGACCACTCCAAACAGGTCAGAAGCAAAGTTGTGGAAAAGTATGGATCAGGTTTGGGTTATAAAAAACATCCCTAATTTTAATTTCCCACCGAGCACCATTAAAtgcattacaataaaatgaaaagaaaatggcacCACTGCAAACCTGATAAAGAGAAGGCTGTCCACCAAAAATCTCAGACTGGACAAAAAGGGAATTAATCAAAGATGCAACAAAGAGTGGAGATTGGAGTATCTGTCTATAGGACCACTTTAAGCCGTACACTCCAAAGAGAATGTCTGTTTGGaagggtagacagaaaaaaagggggtcaaaattacatttactcagaaaacaaaaaagggatCAGTGATATAGGCATGTATAGTGTAATTTTATGCTATTATGAGGTTGCTTCTCATGAATATGatcttatttttcatatttaattatttacatgaTAAGTGGTCCTaaccctctaagagccactccctgaaggatacaaatgacaaatttcaaatatatgCATGTTGGGGATTGTTTTAGAtgatttcaaggtcagtgattataagTAAGGTGAATGaggtgagtgggccaaaattcctccatagcgctgtaaaagactcattcaagttatcgcaaacgcttgattgcagttattgctgctaagggtggcccaaccagttattaggttcagggggcaattacttcttcacacagggccatgtaggtttggatttttttctccctaaataataaaaccatcatttaaaaactgcattttgtgtttacttgtgttatatttgactaatggttagatgtgtttgatgatcagaaacattttgtgtgacaaacatgcaaaagaataagaaatcaggaagggggcaaatagtttgtatgtatgtatatgtatatatatatatatatatatatatatatatatatatatatacacacacacacagtatatataaaatggagaaattttagacatttcattttcttagttttctttctttttagtcattctggtgtgtattcagatcattgtgtgtatatttatttatttaatttgcttatttaaaaagtcaaatttcacccagcacactttttaatatttcaagtatCTGACAAAACTATTCTAGTTTATTATGTaattctacctcatgaagtaaatcattagaTTTTTTATGAGCAGCCTGATTTAGAACTGCTTACACTAATTTAGGCTTTTTGCTGATCTGAAGTATAGTGCTTAACGTGTAAAAGTACTGTGTATTTTCTCAGTTGTTATATATGTGCTTAGTTGTGTGCAGTGTATCAGTTACTAGTTGTGTGGAGTCAGTATACCTGTAAAGTCACTTGGAAGCCAGTAGCCCCTCTGTGTCACCATTTCTTAGGAGTGGCATCAGCACAAAAGACAGGCAGTGTGTGCTCCCAATCACAGTTCTCAGTGGGAAGTTTGTGGCCACAGTTGGAGAAATTAATGCACTGACCATGTAGTAAAACTCattaagttcactgatgacacctTTATTGGGCAAATTACCAGTGATAATCAAACGGCATACAGGAGACAGGTGACTAATTTTTTTGGTCTTTGTGCACTACTGACAACTTGCTACTCATTACcaccaagacagtggaaatggtaATTGATTTAATGCAAACAGCATTTGCAATCTTTCTCACTAAATATGGTAAAATCCTTCAAATTTTTGGGCACAACATTCGCAAACGCTCTCAGGTGGGACATCAACACCACTTCCAtcatcaagaaggctcagcagcggATGtactttttaccatttttttcatgATCTCGTGATTTCCTTTGTGtaaaagtgtcttctgtgatgATGCTCAATGCAATGCATAGCTTTAAATGTGACAATAAGGTGGCCCTCTTATATAAGGTTGAACCAACAGCAACTTTTTAGAAATAAAACTGTTCTTGAGGAATTAATTTCAAGAATTTGATGCTGAACATCTGATTTTTTGTAGCAACTTTGAGTTTAGCGATGCCTCCTGCCTATTCTATTCAGCCACCCTTAAAAATCAAATTTTCCAATCCTAGGTCTGatttgattgaaacaaataacagAAGAGCACCAATTTTAATCACTTTTTTAGATCAtctgtaaacaataacagcatttatttatatagcatattttcatacaaaaatgtagctcaaagtgctttacataatgaatagaaaaatacaagacactgtaagaaaataaaataagtcaacattaattaacatagaataagagtaaggtccgatggccaggatgaACAGAAAACTGCCATAATAAAAGTGCAGATATTTAAAATTGGTGATTCTAGGTTTAAACTCTAAAGTGGTTACTTTGCAGACTATAAATTGCAAGGAAAAATGTCAGAGAATACCACCATAATACAGCAGCTAGTTTTTAGAtgtgtttgcatataatgcaTGAAACATCTATTGTGATAGCTAtgcatgtccatctgtctgtccacatgaaacaactcagccctctgtaggtgcattttgttgaaatgtgacaCACTTATTCTGCAAGGAAACTTGTCAAGATAATTTATGTTTCATTAAGTAATCTTGAACAGATTGTGCTGTAcacaattttaaattttcaaaatctcCTTTTGAAAAGCTCTGGCAAATTTGCAAGCTCatttatct includes the following:
- the zmat1 gene encoding zinc finger matrin-type protein 1, whose product is MESESAFIPQLVEKWSWCGFSHASLSPPTSSTGTEAKKITHNSVIPPSEGAQISDEELQKLFTDTFCNVCGAVLQFESQRISHYEGKKHAQKVKQYFQTRKCELETDAKKCESKNFQKDENVDKNRFCSLCNMVFSSVVVAQSHYSGKIHAKKLRKQGSTQSSASLATLTAIPHEGNSILSEIISISIPDSPATPMPEAPKEDIVSSPQEPRTEPMVSSADFNDYNKYCELCSASFYSPTMAQQHYSGKKHSRNAKRQKLLKDMGEKAVPSESETNTVGVGIFPCPICSITLNSIEVYQSHMQGNKHQLKESKVSNLIKDSKKKVYASFQEELSDYVQVQKARGLSPKNYVTKGNEKNETEEYDEECDKGITSYCSSSTFSPSGLFHQGDGNKKCRKLKVNQRCKIERSVDTVNFGFLPKDIRHGPCKSRGAFVFSPRNTFSTYPGFQDKYYGSPIPPSAQEKLSQTGESMEATLTKCSRFEHQNVYDPSAESLVTINPSFRKDSLNKPTTYFITNIYSSTQENILSSQPSFGIKPPRDVSKVNDSFILSQFLQSAKCPSTRESNGSCQGSSSDANDNCYYDQGRRSKRDFPESSKSENDSDTEEKTPQKKHKHNHSDSKRGGEVNGQKRDKSKHRKEKESRSKHRKDKKKKEEMDSRTEEEKLWDESIIGL